GCGTGGAGGCGAGCGAGGTGAAACATAGCGTTCGGGTCGCCGTCGGCGGCGGCCAGCTCCCACCAGTGGCGAGCGCCGGTGAGGTCGGGCGGGTTTGTTCGGTAGGCGAGGAGGAGCGCGAGTTCGCGCATCGAGTCGGTGTTGCCGGCGGTGGCGCTCCGCTGGTGGTAGCGACGAGCAGTTGCGAGGTCGTGTGGGGCCGACCAGCCTGAGCCTGTGTGTAGGTTTGCTTGCACAGCAGTGCTTTTGGACGGCGTCTGGGGCGCGCCCGGTGTTGGTGCCGCGATGCGCTCGCGTAACCTGTCCGCAGGTACTACGTCACATTCCCCGGTGGTGCCGTTGTAGACAACCAGGCCCCACCATTGGTTCCGGTCATCGCGGCGCCAGTGCAAGAGGGTCCCGCGGCGTTGACCGGTATCGGTGGTGACGGTGCACGACTTCATCTGAGCGTTGTCGCCACGCGAGAGTGCAACCTCAGGCAGGCACACGATGCAGGCGAGGCCTGTTCGGCGTGCGGCGGACAAGCTCTTGGAAGCGACCTGTGCGTTCACATCTCCGCGTCGTGCCAGAGCGAGGTCTTTAGTGAGGACGCTGCACGATGCCGCAATGTGGTAGATCTCGTGCTTGCTGCCGCCCACCACGGTCATCACAGGCCCCGTGGAAGGGCGCGGTGTCGCGCGCGCGTGCTCTGCCTCAGTGGCGTTCATGTCGGCGATATGCGGGTCGACCGTCCACTGGGGTGACCAGTCGGCGATGTTCGGGTCGACGACCGGTGATCGGGTGATCTGGTCGTATTCGCTGATTTCGGCTTCGGAGTTGCGTGGGCCGTCAGGGTCGAAGCGACGGGTGAATTTCCTTGCCATGAAAGGCCTGTCCGGTCCTGCGCCGGGACAGGACGCGCCGGCATCTCCGCGTTCGACTACGAACGTATCTTTGCATTCGATTCCGAAACTGTTCCCGAGGCGTCCAATGAGCTGCGTTGGTCGTTGGCTTTACGGCCGTCGGTTGTCTTGGACGCGTGTCAGTTACCTGATCACCGTGTTGCGGCGTATGCGATCGTCTCGAACCCAGGCAGCGCGAACACCGCCACTGCGATCGTGGCGATCGTCGATGCCAGTAGCAGCACTACCTTCTCGAAGGGACCGGCCGCGCGGATCGGCTAACATTCGGCGGTTATCCGCCTCGATGTCTGGAACTGCCATGAAGTCTGCGATCAGTCGACGTGAGATGTACGAGTGGGTCATTCACCACATGACTGACATGGGCTTCGAGAGAAAGTGAGTACTCGTCGAGGAAAGACGGACGACCTCTTTCACATGGACGGTAAGGGAGTCGTTGTTAGAGGAACTGTGCAGACTGCTCCGGTGAACGGCTGGGCAACTTCAGGCAGTGCACAAGGATGTGTATTTGAAGAAGGTTAAGGATCGGCGGGTTCACTTCGCCTGGGGTGGCTACGCGAAGGACGCGCAATCATTTGCTAACGCCAAGGGAAGTGCTCTGTTCGAGTTCCAGAACGAGGGCCCGATACGACAGGATATCCCCGCTAGTGCCAGATCAGGAGCTACTCCATTGATTCTTCCGAATTCACCCGAACCGTCGCCTTTCGTGGATCTGGAAGCCGCCGGAAGGGCAACTACAGGTCGCCGTCGGCCGATGGCTCTGTACGCAGCCGGCGGAGTAATTGGCGTCCTTGTCATTGTATTGGTTGCCGTGACAATTGCGTACTTGCGTGTGGACGAAGCCGGAACTTCGACAGTGGCCGCGCCCACGGCATCCGATGAGGTTGTGGCGACAAAGACTTCAGCGATGGCGGAAGACAGCGGCGATCAATCTCCTGTGGTTCTGGGTTCCGCGGTGATAGACGCCAGCGGATTCGTGGGAACTCACGCTCGGTGCGGCGAGGGAGAACACGCGGCTGCAGTTGGCCGCACCGCGCAGTCGCTCGTGGTGATCTGCGAGACATCTGGGTCGGGCTACGAGTATCGCGCTGTACGACTCGCTGACGGGGCCACAGTCAGCGTGGCCGATACCCGCAACGACGGGTACGCCTTCAGTGCTTGGAACGGCGATATGACGTATACGGTCTCGTCGGGCGGACTTGGTATCGCGTCGAACAACCGACTTATCGCGAGTGAACCGATGCTCGAATACCGCGGGCCGATGCTGGATCCCAATCTAGGTGTCACCGCTCAACCTCGACCTGGGGTCCCGTCCACAACTTCGATGCGCTCAACCCCCGCGCCGACTGCGCCGCGGGTTCTTGCTGCTGATTATCCAACAGGGCCTCTGACAGGACAGGGAAGCGGTTATGGCGAGCTTCGCTTTACGGCCGCAAGCTCCTGGCACATCGACTTCGAGGTGGCGTGCTCCGACGATAGTGAAGTCGATGGATACATCGACACGAAGTCGGTGATGACCAATGGAAGTGAGGTTCGAGTCGGGTACGAGCAAGGCGTCGGGTTTTCATCCGGATCGACCTTCGGACAGGGGCCCTCGTCGAATTCAGGATCGTCGAGGGTCAGGACGGAGACTGGCCCGGCAGTCGCCTACATGCGGGTGCGGCCGTCATGTTCGTGGCAGGTTGCGGTCGTGTATGAGTAGTGGGGGACAGCGCAGGGGTCGGTTACCGTAGGCACTGCGTGATTTCCTCATTCAGGCTGTCAATGCCCGTTGTTCCGGATCTTCTATTTTCGGAGCGGGAAGTCAGCGGCGACTCTTTTCCGGTTTTTCTCACACGCCGCTTGCCGCTCACCGGCACCAACTGCGAAGAGGTGATCCGCCGGGTCCCGGGTTTGGTGGCTGGGTCCGCGGCGTCACACCAAATGCGTTCGGCCCGAAGCCTGGCGTGGCTTCGGGCCGAACACAGAGAATTGTGGAACGCGGGGTCAGTTGGTGGTGAAGAAGCTGGGGCTACCCGTGAACCCTGCAGATACCGACCACAGCCCGTCGGCTCCGGCCGGAACAGCAACGCAGGTGTTCCCCTCCGCGATGCCTCCGGGGTAGACCTCGTCCACGTCACTGAGATCATCGGGGATGACGCCGCATCTGTCGCCGTACGCCTTGTTGTCCGAGCCGACGAACTTGATCCTCAGGTCGATCCAGGCGGTCCCGGTGTCATCACCGGTGTAGGTCGCTGTGACCGGCACGATCCAGAATTCCATTCCCGGCTTCGGAGAGTCGTTGAACTGGTTTTCGGCGCTGACCTCACTGCCGGCCTCGCGTGGAGTGCCGAGGACGATGTCCCAATCGTCGTTGGTGACCATCGCGCCGATGGGAAGGGGGTTCTCCCGGCTGCCAGCGGCGGTTTGGCTATCGCCGCTCGTAACGGACCCGCCGGTTGAATTGGGTTCGGCTGCCGATAGGTCTGATTCGCTGAACGCTTCGTCAACAGCATCTGTGACCACGGCGAAGAAGACGATGAAACCGACAAGGGTGCCAACGATCGCGACGATGACCGCGGCAATGCTTGTGCCTTTGACCTTGCCGGATTGGCATAGCCCCACGATGCCGAGGACGAAGGCGATCGGGAGCAGGATCCATCCGACGATGAGGGCACCGGGAATGCATGCGAAGACGAAGCCGACCGCCGCGGTGATGACGGCGATCAAGCCGATGGTGTTCTTCTGTTTCACCGGCTGCTCGGGCGTCGGGGGGTAAGGGGCATAACCGGGGGGAGGACCCAGGGGGGGTCCGGGCGGCGGCATGGTCATAGTCAGGTCCTTCATCAGAGTCATGTGCCTGTCGGGTGGTGAATCCATCCGCGCACAGTGGGTTGTTGCTTGGCTAATCCGAGTGTGTGGCGCATCCGCCCTGCGGCTGTCCCATTTCCGAAATGGACCCATTTTTGAGGTGGATGCTCGAAT
This genomic window from Rhodococcus sp. KBS0724 contains:
- a CDS encoding tetratricopeptide repeat protein; this encodes MARKFTRRFDPDGPRNSEAEISEYDQITRSPVVDPNIADWSPQWTVDPHIADMNATEAEHARATPRPSTGPVMTVVGGSKHEIYHIAASCSVLTKDLALARRGDVNAQVASKSLSAARRTGLACIVCLPEVALSRGDNAQMKSCTVTTDTGQRRGTLLHWRRDDRNQWWGLVVYNGTTGECDVVPADRLRERIAAPTPGAPQTPSKSTAVQANLHTGSGWSAPHDLATARRYHQRSATAGNTDSMRELALLLAYRTNPPDLTGARHWWELAAADGDPNAMFHLARLHATLLDPPDLAGARYWYERAATNGDVGAMLELGSLLVDQLDESDVEAAIHWWEKASATGDYPSMIELGLLLGFRLVRPDYDRARLWLTRAAEAGYLFAMVNLGILLAFCAEPPDIDSGRQWLTRAATAGIPEAMTRLGLLLAYRIDPPDPESARRWFELASKAGDTNARRYLQELTTRS
- a CDS encoding MptD family putative ECF transporter S component, yielding MKQKNTIGLIAVITAAVGFVFACIPGALIVGWILLPIAFVLGIVGLCQSGKVKGTSIAAVIVAIVGTLVGFIVFFAVVTDAVDEAFSESDLSAAEPNSTGGSVTSGDSQTAAGSRENPLPIGAMVTNDDWDIVLGTPREAGSEVSAENQFNDSPKPGMEFWIVPVTATYTGDDTGTAWIDLRIKFVGSDNKAYGDRCGVIPDDLSDVDEVYPGGIAEGNTCVAVPAGADGLWSVSAGFTGSPSFFTTN